The Streptomyces rubrogriseus genomic sequence AGGGCAAGGGCGACATCCTCGTCTTCCTCTCAGGCGAGCGCGAGATCCGGGACACGGCCGACGCGCTGGAGAAGAAGAAGTACAGATTCACGGAAGTACTGCCGTTGTACGCGCGGCTCTCGCACGCCGAGCAGCACCGCGTCTTCCAGCAGCACACCGGACGCCGGATCGTCCTCGCGACCAACGTCGCCGAGACCTCCCTCACCGTGCCGGGCATCAAGTACGTCATCGACCCCGGCTTCGCCCGCATCTCCCGCTACAGCCACCGCACCAAGGTCCAGCGGCTGCCCATCGAGCCCGTCTCGCAGGCCAGCGCCAACCAGCGCAAGGGCCGCTGCGGCCGTACGTCCGACGGCATCTGCATCCGGCTGTACTCCGAGGACGACTTCACCGCCCGCCCGGAGTTCACGGACGCGGAGATCCTCCGGACCAACCTCGCCTCCGTCATCCTCCAGATGACCGCGGCCGGCCTCGGCGACATCGAGAAGTTCCCCTTCATCGACCCGCCGGACCACCGCAACATCCGCGACGGCGTGCAGCTGCTCCAGGAGCTGGGCGCGCTCGACCCGGCGCAGAAGGACGTACGCAAGCGGCTCACCGACACCGGCCGCAAGCTCGCCCAGCTGCCCGTCGACCCGCGGCTCGCCCGGATGGTGCTGGAGGCGGACAAGAACGGCTGTGTCCGCGAGGTCATGGTCATAGCCGCCGCCCTGTCCATCCAGGACCCGCGCGAGCGCCCGGCGGAGAAGCAGGCCCAGGCCGACCAGCAGCACGCCCGGTTCAAGGACGAGAGCAGCGACTTCCTCGCCTTCCTCAACCTCTGGCGGTACGTGCGCGAGCAGCAGAAGGAACGCGGTTCGTCGTCCTTCCGCCGGATGTGCAAGCAGGAGTACCTGAACTTCCTGCGCATCCGCGAGTGGCAGGACATCTACACGCAGCTGCGCACCGTCGCCAGGCAGATGGGCATCCACCTCAACGACGAGGAGCACCCCGCACCCGACGACCGCGTCCACGTGTCCCTGCTGGCCGGGCTGCTCTCGCACGTCGGCATGAAGGACGTGAAGGACGCCGGAGGGGAGGGCGGGAGGAACACGGGGAAGAACGAGTACCTGGGCGCGCGCAACGCCAAGTTCGCGATCTTCCCGGGCTCCGCGCTCTTCAAGAAGCCCCCGCGGTTCGTGATGTCGGCGGAGCTGGTGGAGACCTCCCGGCTCTGGGCCCGCGTCAACGCGAAGATCGAGCCCGAGTGGGTGGAGCCGCTCGCCGGGCACCTCCTCAAGCGCACCTACAGCGAACCGCACTGGGAGAAGGACCAGGCGGCGGTGATGGCGTACGAGAAGGTCACGCTGTACGGCGTACCGATCGTGGCGCAGCGCAAGGTGAACTACGGGCGGATCGATCCGGAGATCAGCCGCGAGCTGTTCATCCGCAACGCCCTGGTGGAGGGCGACTGGCGCACCCACCACAAGTTCTTCGCCGACAACCGCAGGCTCCTGACCGAGGTCGAGGAGCTGGAGCACCGGGCGCGGCGCCGGGACATCCTGGTCGACGACGAGACGCTGTACGACTTCTACGACCAGCGGGTGCCCGAACACGTCGTCTCCGGTGCGCACTTCGACTCGTGGTGGAAGCACAAGCGGCACGAGCAGCCCGACTTCCTCGACTTCGAGCGCGAGATGCTCATCAACGAGAAGGCGGGGGCGGTCACCAAGGACGACTACCCGGACTCCTGGCGGCAGGGGCCGCTGAAGTTCCGGGTGACGTACCAGTTCGAGCCGGGCGCGGACGCCGACGGCGTGACCGTGCACGTGCCGCTCCAGGTGCTCAACCAGGTCACGGACGAGGGCTTCGACTGGCAGATCCCGGGCCTGCGCGAGCAGGTCGTCACGGAGCTGATCCGCTCCCTGCCCAAGCCGGTCCGCCGCAACTACGTACCCGCGCCGAACTACGCCCAGGCGTTCCTGGACCGTGCCGTGCCCCTTCAGGAGCCGCTGACGGTGACCATGGCGCGGGAGCTGAAGCGCATGGTGGGGGTGCCGTTCGACGCGGAGGACTTCGACTGGTCGAAGGTCCCCGACCACCTGAAGATCACGTTCCGGATCGTTGACGAGCGGCGCCGCAAGCTGGCCGAGGACAAGGACCTGGAGGCGCTGAAGCTCCGGCTGCGCCCGAAGGCCCGCAAGGCGTTGTCGCAGGCCGCGGCAGCCACCGCGGAGCGCAGCGGCGGCGAGTCCCTGGAACGCTCCGGGCTGACGGACTGGACGATCGGCACGCTGACCCGGGTCTTCGAGACCCGCCGGGCCGGTCAGCCGGTGAAGGCGTACCCGGCGCTGGTGGACGACGGGCCGAAGGCGGACACCGTCTCCGTCCGCCTCTTCGACACCGAGGCCGAGCAGGCGCAGGCGATGTGGAGGGGCACCCGGCGGCTCATCCTGCGCAACATCCCGGTCAACCCCGCGAAGTTCGCGTCCGAAAAGCTGACCAACCAGCAGAAGCTGGGCCTGTCCGCGAATCCGCACGGTTCGATCCAGGCCCTGTTCGACGACTGCGCCATGGCGGCGGCGGACCGGCTGATCGCGGACTTCGGCGGCCCGGCCTGGGACGAGGAGTCGTACCGCAAGCTCTACGACAAGGTCCGCGCGGAGATCGTCGACACCACCGTCCGTACGGTGGGCCAGGTGCAGCAGGTGCTGGCGGCCTGGCAGGCCTGCGAGCGCCGTCTGAAGGCGGTACGCAGCCCGGCGCTGCTGGCCAACCTCCAGGACGTGCGGGGGCAGCTGGACGCGCTGGTGAAGCCCGGCTTCGTGACGGAGGCGGGGATCGGGCGGCTGCCGGACCTGATGCGCTACCTGGTCGCCGCGGACCGCCGGCTGCAGCAGATGCCGACCGGTGTGCAGCGGGACACGTCCCGCATGGAGAAGGTCCACGAGATGCGGGACGAGTACGCGTGGCTCCTCGAGCAGATGCCGCAGGGGCGGCCGGTGCCCCGGCAGGTCCTGGACGTCCGCTGGATGATCGAGGAGCTGCGGGTCAGCTATTTCGCCCACGCGCTGGGCACGGCGTACCCCGTCTCCGACAAGCGGATCGTGAAGGCCATCGACGCCCTCGCGCCGTGACGAAGCCCGTACGGAGGGTGAGTTCGACCGGCGGCCCACCCTCCTGTACAGTCTCTTCTCGCAGCGCAACGCAGAAAAAGCGCCGCGAAACCTGGTCCTGTGGAGCAGTTTGGAGTGCTCGCCACCCTGTCAAGGTGGAGGCCGCGGGTTCAAATCCCGTCAGGACCGCAGCAAAGAAGCCCCGCACCGAGTAATCGGCGCGGGGCTTCGTCGTCCAGCACCCCACACAACCTGCCCGCCACCCTGTCAAGGTGGAGGCCGCGCCCGCGGCGCAGCCGCAATGGGACACAGCAAATCCCGTCAGGACCGCAGTGAAGAGGCCCCGCCCGAGTGATCGGCGCGGGGCTTCTTCGTGTCCCGTCGGAACCGCAGGGAACGCCCCGCACCGGGCAATCGATGTGGGGCTCCTTCGTTGCCGGGGACGGTCCGGGGCCGTCAAACGCCCTGAGTGGCCCTCAGGGCGCCTCTCGCGGCCTTGACGGCGTCACTTTCGCTCGGTACTCCAAAGACAGGGCACAACCCCCGTGTGGCCCCCGGAGGTGGCGTATGGCGACATCGGTCAGGCACGAGACGCGGGCCCTGCTCCGCGCGCATCTGTCGGCCGCGTCGTCGTACGGACACGTGACGCGCCACTGCCCCATCTGTCACCGGCTCCTGCGGCTCGCACTGGACTCGCCGACCCCACAGTCTCCGACAGGCCGTCAAGAGGGCGTCGACGACGGGAGCGCGTCCACGGCATGAAACCGCGCGGCCCCAACACCCTTGCTCCGCAGACCTCCTGGAGGCCACGCCTCCATTAGCGCACCGGCGCCGGATCCAACAACCGCCGCGGCATGTGACGGGTGTCACCGCATGAGTTTTTGGAACCGTGGCACTTACGACTCCCCTACAACTGATCAATTTAATATGTGCAATTGCACCACCTTCGCAGCGCCCGCACAGCGGATCCGACACCCCTCCCCAGACTCCGACAAGCCCGGACACAGGACAGGACACGAACCCGGACACCGACCCGGACACACACCCGGGCCCGGGCACAAAAAAAATCGCGCTGGACCCGGCGGAGTCCAGCGCGATCAACGACGCACCTCTGTTGGGGCAGGGACGGCGTCGCTTGGAGCTGTGGTTCCGGGCGCCGCGACAGGTTGGGGGACCCGCCGTTCTGCCCGGTTATTCAGTTGTTCAGGCCTCGCTGCGCTGCTGCGGAATGCCCGCGAGCAGAGCGCGGACCTCGGCTTCGCGGTAGCGGCGATGCCCGCCGAGCGTGCGGATCGACGTGAGCTTGCCGGCCTTCGCCCAGCGCGTGACCGTCTTCGGGTCGACGCGGAACATGGTGGCGACCTCAGCCGGGGTCAGCAGCGGCTCGGCATCAGGGGTGCGAGCGGTCATGAGCGGCCTCCTCGGGAGAACCGAACCTTCTCGGTTCATTCCTCTAAATTCTGCACCTTGACCCGCGTTGCCCGAAATGGCGGACGCGAGTCGAGTCGGTTATAGGACGAACGGCTTGTCCTCGGCACTACAACTACACCATCTGTCCAGCCGCGTCGGCCAAACCGATGGAATTGCCCTCCCAGGTGTTCATCAGCGACGGAAGCCGATGGACCATGCCATAGCGGACAGTCACGCCACTGTGACGATCAGTCACAGGGGCGCTCAGGAGTCACCAGACCCCCCAAAGCGTGCAATGCTGAGATTCCACCCACAGTGCATCACGGCAGGACGGAAGGAGCCCTCCCCGGGCTCCTTGTCCTATTTTGGCATGAGGAGGGGGAAGCGGCGCAAGAGTGATGTACGTGCGGTCCGTCACGCTTGACTCAAACGCCCGGATCGGGACCTACGTCCCTTGTCGGCGGGAGATCAGCCCACACGGGGCGGGTGTCGGAGCGGAAGACGAAACCCCACATCGGGCGGTACGTCAAACGTCAGTTCGCCGAGCGCCGGTCCCGGACCGCCCGCCAGCGCTCCACCAGCCGCCCGTACGCCGCCCCCGCGGCGACCCCGTCGCCGTGGCGCAGCGCCTCGATCCCCTCGGCCACGTCCGCCGCGGAGTGGTCGGCCTCCAACTCACCGGCCGGCAGGGCGTGCACCAGCCCGCCGTAGTCCAGCTCGACCAGGGAACGCGGGTGGAACTCCTCCAGCCAGCGCCCCACATCGACCAGGCCGTCGATGAGCGGCCCCTCGTCCACGGCCTCCCGCAGGGCCCGCAGCCCTCGGGCCACCCGTCGGCGGGCCTGCACCATGGGCGTGCGGTAGCGCAGCACCGGTGCGGCCGCCGCCTCGTCGCCGCCGCCCTCGTCGTACTCCCGCTCCGCGTCGGAGACCAGCACGAACCAGTTGATCGGCACCTGCCAGGTGGCCGTGCGGATCCAGGGCCGGGCGTCCGGGTTGCGCGCCAGCCAGCGCTCGTAGTCCTGCGCGCTCTGGCGGCGTACGACGGGTGGGATCAGGGCGTCCAGGACCGGCTCCGGGAAGTCCTCGGCCACCTCGCCCAGGGCCTGCCAGCCGCGCAGCCGGGTCCGCCAGGGGCAGACGCAGACCACCCCGTCCACCTCGGTCACGAAGGCGTCGGCGCTCTCGTGCACCGGCACCGCCACCGGCGGGGTGGGCAGCAGGTCGGCCAGCGAGCGGCGCAGCTCGTCCTGGTACGAGGGCCGGTCGGGGCGGCGGGCGTAGCGGGTCCAGTGGGCGCGCTCCTCTTCGGGGAAGGCCGCCAGCGGCTCGTACACGCGCAGGTACGCCGCGTACGGGACGATCACCGAGGACACCTTGGGCACGCCTGCTCCCTCCCCCGCGCGCCGACGCGAAAACCTGCGAGAACCTGCGGAAACCTAAGGAAACGGATCACAAACGCGCGGGAATCTCTGCAAATCGTCGCACGCCCGTACTCCGTGCGGAGGTGATCCTGAGCACTGTGCGGCGGGCCGGTACACCCAGGCTCTAATCTCGTGCCACAGTCCCCGCCACCTTCACGGGGCCTGCCACCCATCGCCGCACCTACACAGGAGTCACCACCGTGACCGACGTAAACGGCGCACCTGCTGATGTACTGCACACCCTGTTCCACTCGGATCAGGGGGGACATGAGCAAGTCGTGCTCTGCCAGGACCGTGCCAGCGGCCTCAAGGCCGTGATCGCCATCCACTCCACCGCCCTGGGCCCCGCGCTCGGCGGTACCCGCTTCTACCCGTACGCGAGCGAGGCGGAGGCCGTCGCCGACGCGCTGAACCTCGCCCGCGGGATGTCGTACAAGAACGCCATGGCCGGTCTGGACCACGGTGGCGGCAAGGCCGTGATCATCGGCGATCCGGAGCAGATCAAGAGCGAGGAACTGCTCCTCGCCTACGGCCGGTTCGTCGCCTCGCTGGGCGGCCGCTACGTCACCGCGTGCGACGTCGGCACCTACGTCGCCGACATGGACGTCGTGGCCCGCGAGTGCCGCTGGACGACCGGTCGCTCCCCGGAGAACGGCGGCGCGGGCGACTCCTCCGTGCTCACCTCCTTCGGCGTCTACCAGGGCATGCGGGCCGCCGCCCAGCACCTGTGGGGCGACCCGACGCTGCGCGACCGCACCGTCGGCATCGCGGGCGTCGGCAAGGTCGGCCACCACCTGGTCGAGCACCTGCTCGCCGAGGGCGCCCACGTCGTCGTCACGGACGTGCGCAAGGACGTGGTGCGCGGGATCACGGAGCGGCACCCGTCGGTGGTCGCCGTCGCCGACACCGACGCGCTGATCCGGGTGGAGAACCTGGACATCTACGCGCCCTGCGCGCTCGGCGGCGCGCTGAACGACGACACCGTGCCGGTGCTGACCGCCAAGGTGGTGTGCGGCGCGGCCAACAACCAGCTCGCCCACCCGGGCGTCGAGAAGGACCTCGCCGACCGCGGGATCCTCTACGCGCCGGACTACGTGGTGAACGCCGGCGGTGTCATCCAGGTCGCCGACGAGCTGCACGGGTTCGACTTCGACCGGTGCAAGGCGAAGGCCTCGAAGATCTACGACACCACGCTGGCCATATTCGCACGTGCGAAGGAGGACGGTATTCCGCCGGCCGCGGCGGCCGACCGGATCGCCGAGCAGCGGATGGCGGAGGCCCGTCCCCGGCCGTGATCCGACGGTCGCGGACGGTGGCCCGGCAGGATCTTCGCGGGGTTTGACCGGTACCCGTCGGGGGGCAGTTGGAGAGAACTCTCACTTATCCCGGCGGGTCGACCGTCGAAAGGTGGTTAAAATCGCCTTTGACCAGCGAGGACGGGGCGCCTCGAGGGTCCTGGGCAGGGCCACGTGGTGCGGGCGACGTACCGTATGGGCGTGGGCTCAGGTACCGTGGAAGCCCTACGGACCGGTCTCTCTGCGGAGAGCCCGTTCCGGACCATGAACGCGTGTCAAGACTCTGGGGCCGTCGAGCCCCGTCGTTGAGGGGGTCGAGCCATGGGGCGCGGCCGGGCCAAGGCCAAGCAGACGAAGGTCGCCCGCCAGCTGAAGTACAACAGCGGTGGGACTGATCTCTCCCGCCTGGCCGAGGAGCTGGGCGCATCGCCGTCGAATTCGCAACCGCCGAATGGCGAGCAATTCGAGGACGATGAGCAGGACGACGACGTGTACGCAAAGTACGCCGACCTCTATGAGGACGACGACGAGGACGAGGACGGCCAGTCCCCATCCCAACAGCGACGCGGCGCTTGACCTTGCACTGAACACCTTCCCGGTCGGTGACCTCTGTCACCGACCGGGTTCTGTGCTACCCGCGGGCATCCGCGGCACCTCAGGCGGCGTAGTCGCCCACCAGTGCCGCGCCGCTCTCGTGGTCTGCGCGGTCGGTGATCTCGCCGGCCACCCAGGCGTCCACACCGCGGTCGGCGAGGGCTGTCAGGGCCACGTCCGTCGACTCCTCGGGCACGATCGCGATCATGCCCACGCCCATGTTCAGGGTCTTCTCCAGCTCCAGGCGCTCCACCTTGCCGGTCCGGCCGACGAGGTCGAAGACCGCGCCCGGGGTCCAGGTGGACCGGTCGACCACAGCGTGCAGGCCGTCGGGGATCACGCGGGCCAGGTTGGCCGCGAGTCCACCGCCGGTGACGTGGCTGAAGGCGTGGACCTCGGCGGTGCGCATGAGGGCCAGGCAGTCCAGGGAGTAGATCTTGGTCGGCTCCAGCAGCTCCTCGCCGAGGGTGCGGCCGAGACCGTCCAGGTGGGCGTCGAGCGCCAGGCCGCCCTCGTTCAGCAGGACGTGGCGGACCAGCGAGTACCCGTTCGAGTGAAGCCCGGAGGACGCCATGGCGATCACCGCGTCACCCGTACGGATGCGATCCGGGCCGAGCAGCCGGTCGGCCTCCACGACGCCCGTACCGGCGCCGGCGACGTCGAAGTCGTCCGCGCCCAGCAGGCCGGGGTGTTCGGCCGTCTCGCCGCCCACCAGGGCGCATCCCGCCAGCACACAGCCCTCGGCGATGCCCTTGACGATCGCGGCGACGCGCTCGGGGTGGACCTTGCCGACGCAGATGTAGTCGGTCATGAACAGCGGCTCGGCACCGCACACCACGATGTCGTCCATGACCATCGCGACCAGGTCGTGGCCGATGGTGTCGTAGACGCCCAGCTGCCGGGCGATGTCGACCTTGGTGCCGACGCCGTCGGTGGCGGAGGCGAGCAGCGGGCGCTCGTAGTTCTTGAGGGCGGAGGCGTCGAAGAGGCCGGCGAAGCCGCCGAGGCCGCCGAGGACCTCGGGGCGCCGCGTCTTCTTGACCCATTCCTTCATGAGCTCGACGGCGCGGTCGCCCGCCTCGATGTCGACGCCGGCTGCTGCGTAGCTGGCACCAGTTGTGTCAGGCATGACGATGTGAACCTTCGTGTCGTACGGCAGGGAGGCCATGGAAACCATGTGGGAGCCGGGCGATCCGGGGAAACGGACGGCTACGGGCGACGGATGGCGTCGGCGGCGGCCGTACCGGCGGGCCCGGCGGCCAGCTCGGTCTCCAGGAGCTGCTTGCCGAGCAGCTCGGGGTCGGGAAGCTCCATC encodes the following:
- the hrpA gene encoding ATP-dependent RNA helicase HrpA is translated as MSTHPAPALGTLAPRLTELSLRDAHRLGRRLEGARKIRKPEARAAVLAEIETEVAKAEQRIGERRARVPAVSYPEQLPVSQKKDEIAAAIRDHQVVIVAGETGSGKTTQIPKICVELGRGVRGMIGHTQPRRIAARTVAERVADELDTPLGETVGWKVRFTDQVNPESTFIKLMTDGILLAEIQTDRELRAYDTIIIDEAHERSLNIDFLLGYLAQLLPKRPDLKVVITSATIDPERFSRHFGDAPIVEVSGRTYPVEVRYRPLLEEDGDDADRDQITAITDAVEELMGEGKGDILVFLSGEREIRDTADALEKKKYRFTEVLPLYARLSHAEQHRVFQQHTGRRIVLATNVAETSLTVPGIKYVIDPGFARISRYSHRTKVQRLPIEPVSQASANQRKGRCGRTSDGICIRLYSEDDFTARPEFTDAEILRTNLASVILQMTAAGLGDIEKFPFIDPPDHRNIRDGVQLLQELGALDPAQKDVRKRLTDTGRKLAQLPVDPRLARMVLEADKNGCVREVMVIAAALSIQDPRERPAEKQAQADQQHARFKDESSDFLAFLNLWRYVREQQKERGSSSFRRMCKQEYLNFLRIREWQDIYTQLRTVARQMGIHLNDEEHPAPDDRVHVSLLAGLLSHVGMKDVKDAGGEGGRNTGKNEYLGARNAKFAIFPGSALFKKPPRFVMSAELVETSRLWARVNAKIEPEWVEPLAGHLLKRTYSEPHWEKDQAAVMAYEKVTLYGVPIVAQRKVNYGRIDPEISRELFIRNALVEGDWRTHHKFFADNRRLLTEVEELEHRARRRDILVDDETLYDFYDQRVPEHVVSGAHFDSWWKHKRHEQPDFLDFEREMLINEKAGAVTKDDYPDSWRQGPLKFRVTYQFEPGADADGVTVHVPLQVLNQVTDEGFDWQIPGLREQVVTELIRSLPKPVRRNYVPAPNYAQAFLDRAVPLQEPLTVTMARELKRMVGVPFDAEDFDWSKVPDHLKITFRIVDERRRKLAEDKDLEALKLRLRPKARKALSQAAAATAERSGGESLERSGLTDWTIGTLTRVFETRRAGQPVKAYPALVDDGPKADTVSVRLFDTEAEQAQAMWRGTRRLILRNIPVNPAKFASEKLTNQQKLGLSANPHGSIQALFDDCAMAAADRLIADFGGPAWDEESYRKLYDKVRAEIVDTTVRTVGQVQQVLAAWQACERRLKAVRSPALLANLQDVRGQLDALVKPGFVTEAGIGRLPDLMRYLVAADRRLQQMPTGVQRDTSRMEKVHEMRDEYAWLLEQMPQGRPVPRQVLDVRWMIEELRVSYFAHALGTAYPVSDKRIVKAIDALAP
- a CDS encoding Leu/Phe/Val dehydrogenase, translating into MTDVNGAPADVLHTLFHSDQGGHEQVVLCQDRASGLKAVIAIHSTALGPALGGTRFYPYASEAEAVADALNLARGMSYKNAMAGLDHGGGKAVIIGDPEQIKSEELLLAYGRFVASLGGRYVTACDVGTYVADMDVVARECRWTTGRSPENGGAGDSSVLTSFGVYQGMRAAAQHLWGDPTLRDRTVGIAGVGKVGHHLVEHLLAEGAHVVVTDVRKDVVRGITERHPSVVAVADTDALIRVENLDIYAPCALGGALNDDTVPVLTAKVVCGAANNQLAHPGVEKDLADRGILYAPDYVVNAGGVIQVADELHGFDFDRCKAKASKIYDTTLAIFARAKEDGIPPAAAADRIAEQRMAEARPRP
- a CDS encoding DUF6274 family protein; translation: MATSVRHETRALLRAHLSAASSYGHVTRHCPICHRLLRLALDSPTPQSPTGRQEGVDDGSASTA
- the bldC gene encoding developmental transcriptional regulator BldC, translating into MTARTPDAEPLLTPAEVATMFRVDPKTVTRWAKAGKLTSIRTLGGHRRYREAEVRALLAGIPQQRSEA
- a CDS encoding DUF3073 domain-containing protein → MGRGRAKAKQTKVARQLKYNSGGTDLSRLAEELGASPSNSQPPNGEQFEDDEQDDDVYAKYADLYEDDDEDEDGQSPSQQRRGA
- the purM gene encoding phosphoribosylformylglycinamidine cyclo-ligase, whose amino-acid sequence is MPDTTGASYAAAGVDIEAGDRAVELMKEWVKKTRRPEVLGGLGGFAGLFDASALKNYERPLLASATDGVGTKVDIARQLGVYDTIGHDLVAMVMDDIVVCGAEPLFMTDYICVGKVHPERVAAIVKGIAEGCVLAGCALVGGETAEHPGLLGADDFDVAGAGTGVVEADRLLGPDRIRTGDAVIAMASSGLHSNGYSLVRHVLLNEGGLALDAHLDGLGRTLGEELLEPTKIYSLDCLALMRTAEVHAFSHVTGGGLAANLARVIPDGLHAVVDRSTWTPGAVFDLVGRTGKVERLELEKTLNMGVGMIAIVPEESTDVALTALADRGVDAWVAGEITDRADHESGAALVGDYAA